One window from the genome of Canis aureus isolate CA01 chromosome 18, VMU_Caureus_v.1.0, whole genome shotgun sequence encodes:
- the LOC144288609 gene encoding large ribosomal subunit protein eL39-like has translation MSSHETFRIKRFLAKKQKQNRPIPQWIQMKTGNKIRYNSKRRYWRRTKLGL, from the coding sequence ATGTCTTCTCATGAGACTTTCAGAATCAAGCGATTCctggccaagaaacaaaagcagaatcgtCCTATTCCCCAGTGGATTCAgatgaaaactggtaataaaatcagGTACAACTCCAAGAGGAGATACTGGAGAAGAACCAAGCTGGGTCTATGA